A stretch of Fundicoccus culcitae DNA encodes these proteins:
- a CDS encoding alkaline phosphatase produces MKKSLILSLCASALLSVVTPTVALAVQEEGQWAELPVVTLEEGRALTEDLSLVNENQAKYVFLFIGDGMGNIPVSAAEYYLGPDNGDAGKGTAQAQPLNFSQFPVIGLQNPTDADHYVPDSAATATAFGNGVKIDSNVIGLTPGFTEQTESVAEKAQTAGKSVGILSTVTLNHATPAAFYSNVEHRNNYYEIGEQMSLSNFDYFAGGSLGGRTGDGTQTDLYELMEANGYTVAETREEFDAITAESGKVYAPVEDGLSVDGSSMKYAVDREEGDTSLAEMVAKGIEVLSANEEGFFMMTESGKIDWSQHANDATATVYEVIDFQNAIQEAVNFYYENPDETLIVVTADHPTGGFTIGNSETGYNSYFHLLDNQVVSQEVFDSIFASELEANPEMTFEDFAPILEENFGFIFDFEATEEVLTHAQASEVEAEATDLMLVTPYELEELRYAFDQSKLPEEERNAGQADKAKGYFSYLPISIAATRLVARKAGLAFTTVDHSPERVPVYAIGSGAAMFEGNFENIDIAYKLLAAMGLYEGGDTAADVIDVTTKFTGEEAATEEEAATEEEATTEEEATTEEATEETTEEESAE; encoded by the coding sequence ATGAAAAAATCACTTATTCTATCACTGTGTGCTTCAGCTTTGTTATCAGTAGTTACGCCTACAGTTGCATTAGCTGTGCAAGAAGAAGGTCAATGGGCTGAGTTACCGGTTGTTACTTTGGAAGAAGGTCGCGCATTAACTGAAGACTTAAGTTTAGTTAATGAAAACCAAGCTAAATATGTGTTCTTGTTCATTGGTGATGGTATGGGTAACATTCCTGTTTCTGCTGCTGAATACTACTTAGGACCAGATAATGGAGATGCTGGAAAGGGAACTGCTCAAGCACAACCTTTAAACTTTTCTCAATTCCCTGTTATTGGTTTACAAAATCCAACGGATGCTGACCACTATGTGCCCGATTCAGCTGCAACAGCAACTGCATTTGGTAACGGAGTTAAAATTGATTCTAACGTGATTGGTTTAACACCAGGATTTACTGAACAAACGGAATCTGTGGCTGAAAAAGCTCAAACAGCTGGTAAATCAGTAGGTATCTTATCAACGGTTACGTTGAACCATGCAACGCCGGCTGCTTTCTACTCTAACGTAGAACACCGTAACAACTATTATGAAATCGGCGAACAAATGTCATTGTCTAACTTTGATTACTTTGCTGGTGGTTCATTAGGTGGACGTACAGGTGATGGCACGCAAACAGACTTATATGAATTAATGGAAGCAAATGGTTATACGGTTGCTGAAACTAGAGAAGAATTTGATGCGATTACTGCTGAATCAGGCAAAGTTTATGCGCCAGTTGAAGATGGTTTATCAGTTGATGGCTCTTCAATGAAATATGCGGTTGACCGTGAAGAAGGCGATACGAGTTTAGCTGAAATGGTTGCTAAAGGAATTGAAGTGTTAAGTGCGAATGAAGAAGGTTTCTTCATGATGACTGAGTCTGGTAAAATTGACTGGTCACAACATGCTAACGATGCTACAGCAACTGTTTATGAAGTGATTGACTTCCAAAATGCGATCCAAGAAGCGGTTAATTTCTACTATGAAAATCCTGATGAAACGTTAATCGTTGTGACGGCTGACCACCCAACAGGCGGTTTCACAATTGGTAACTCTGAAACAGGTTATAACAGCTACTTCCATTTATTAGACAATCAAGTGGTTTCACAAGAAGTATTTGATTCAATTTTTGCTAGCGAATTAGAAGCAAATCCAGAAATGACATTTGAAGATTTCGCTCCTATTTTAGAAGAAAACTTTGGATTCATCTTTGATTTTGAAGCGACTGAAGAAGTCTTAACGCATGCGCAAGCCAGTGAAGTTGAAGCTGAAGCGACGGACTTAATGTTAGTAACGCCTTATGAATTAGAAGAATTACGTTATGCGTTTGACCAATCTAAATTACCCGAAGAAGAACGTAATGCGGGTCAAGCTGATAAAGCTAAAGGTTACTTCTCTTACTTACCAATTTCAATCGCTGCTACCCGTTTAGTAGCTCGTAAAGCTGGTCTTGCATTTACAACCGTTGACCACTCACCTGAACGTGTTCCTGTTTATGCGATTGGTTCTGGGGCTGCAATGTTTGAAGGTAACTTTGAAAACATCGACATCGCTTATAAACTTTTAGCTGCAATGGGCTTATATGAAGGTGGCGACACAGCTGCTGATGTCATTGATGTAACAACTAAATTCACTGGTGAAGAAGCAGCCACTGAAGAAGAAGCTGCTACTGAAGAGGAAGCTACTACAGAAGAGGAAGCAACCACCGAAGAAGCCACTGAAGAAACTACCGAAGAAGAAAGCGCTGAGTAA